Proteins encoded by one window of Acetivibrio thermocellus ATCC 27405:
- the spoVAD gene encoding stage V sporulation protein AD gives MASKRLGKQTVMLQNPPRITSTASIVGPKEGKGPLRLFFDNIIEDEMWGEKSWEKAESKLIRETFSKVLQKGNKTSQEIDYVISGDLLNQCIAANFGLRESDVPFFGVYGACSTIAESMSIGAMLVDGGFADNVVCITSSHFCSAEKQFRFPLELGTQRPPSAQWTVTGSGGVLISNDGSGPYITHITTGKIVDMGIKDANNMGAAMAPAAVDTIVTHFKDTGFTPESYDLILTGDLGAIGREICVELTREQGFNIENIYNDCGLMIYDREKQDTHAGGSGCGCAATVFAGFVYKKLMDGTLKNVLFVATGALLSPVSTQQGESIPSIAHAISITTSPER, from the coding sequence ATGGCATCAAAAAGATTGGGAAAACAAACAGTAATGCTTCAAAATCCGCCAAGAATTACTTCAACGGCTTCAATAGTGGGTCCAAAAGAGGGAAAGGGACCGTTGAGGCTCTTTTTTGACAATATAATTGAAGACGAAATGTGGGGAGAAAAAAGTTGGGAAAAGGCTGAAAGCAAACTGATTAGAGAGACTTTTTCCAAGGTTTTGCAAAAAGGAAACAAGACAAGCCAGGAAATAGATTATGTAATTTCAGGAGATTTGCTTAATCAATGTATTGCCGCCAACTTCGGACTCAGGGAATCGGATGTTCCGTTTTTTGGAGTGTATGGTGCCTGTTCCACTATTGCGGAATCAATGAGTATCGGAGCAATGCTGGTTGACGGAGGGTTTGCCGATAACGTTGTATGTATAACGTCAAGTCATTTTTGCTCTGCGGAAAAACAGTTCCGTTTTCCTTTGGAGTTGGGAACGCAAAGGCCTCCTTCAGCCCAATGGACGGTAACCGGCTCCGGAGGAGTGTTGATTTCAAACGATGGTTCAGGCCCGTATATTACACATATTACCACCGGCAAAATTGTTGACATGGGAATCAAAGATGCAAACAATATGGGAGCCGCCATGGCACCTGCGGCTGTTGATACAATAGTTACCCATTTTAAAGATACGGGATTTACTCCTGAAAGCTATGACCTTATATTGACAGGGGACCTTGGTGCCATAGGAAGGGAAATATGTGTTGAACTTACAAGAGAACAGGGCTTCAATATTGAAAATATATACAATGACTGCGGTCTTATGATATACGACCGTGAAAAACAGGACACACATGCCGGAGGAAGTGGATGCGGCTGTGCGGCAACTGTGTTTGCGGGTTTTGTTTATAAAAAGCTTATGGACGGAACTTTGAAAAATGTTTTATTCGTTGCCACAGGAGCTTTGTTAAGCCCTGTAAGTACCCAGCAGGGAGAATCGATACCTTCCATAGCTCATGCAATCAGCATTACAACGTCACCTGAACGATAG
- the spoVAE gene encoding stage V sporulation protein AE, with protein sequence MTYISAFIVGGVICAVGQILIDKTKLTSARILVLFVSAGAVLTALGVYQKLVDIGGAGATIPLTGFGYNLVTGTFKEVDKLGILGAFTGGVRAAAAGIAAAIFFGYLMSVAFTPKAKR encoded by the coding sequence ATGACATATATAAGTGCGTTTATTGTCGGTGGAGTAATTTGTGCCGTGGGGCAAATACTGATTGACAAAACGAAACTTACCTCGGCCAGAATCCTTGTGCTGTTTGTATCTGCAGGTGCGGTGCTTACGGCGCTGGGAGTTTACCAGAAACTGGTTGACATCGGGGGCGCAGGAGCCACCATACCGCTTACAGGATTTGGTTACAATCTTGTAACCGGGACATTCAAGGAAGTTGACAAACTGGGGATTCTTGGCGCGTTTACAGGCGGAGTAAGAGCCGCGGCAGCCGGAATTGCGGCAGCGATATTTTTTGGCTATCTTATGTCTGTTGCGTTTACACCTAAAGCGAAAAGATAG
- a CDS encoding stage V sporulation protein AE encodes MNKRKVIIVTDGDIAAKAAVEIAALNIGGECISYSAGNPTVLTGQQIVELVKAAEKDPVVVMVDDKGYKGKGAGEAAMEVLLNNDDIEVLGVVAVSSDGKDCNGIKLTCSVTREGKVIEGSVNKKGIATRNGKICGDTLSILRGRKDLVIVGIGDPGKMDFYDSIEKGAPITTKALQEVLKRSAARH; translated from the coding sequence ATGAATAAAAGAAAAGTTATTATTGTTACCGATGGTGATATAGCAGCAAAAGCAGCCGTGGAAATTGCCGCTTTAAATATCGGAGGGGAATGTATTTCCTATTCTGCCGGGAATCCGACTGTTTTGACCGGGCAACAAATTGTTGAACTTGTAAAGGCGGCTGAAAAAGATCCTGTGGTGGTAATGGTTGATGACAAGGGGTATAAAGGCAAAGGCGCCGGAGAAGCTGCTATGGAAGTGCTTTTGAACAATGATGATATTGAAGTGCTTGGTGTTGTTGCAGTATCTTCCGACGGTAAAGACTGCAACGGGATAAAGCTCACTTGCTCTGTTACAAGGGAAGGAAAAGTGATTGAAGGCTCAGTAAACAAAAAAGGAATTGCCACTCGAAACGGCAAAATCTGCGGAGATACCTTAAGTATTTTGAGAGGGCGCAAAGACTTGGTCATTGTCGGAATAGGAGACCCGGGAAAAATGGATTTTTATGATTCTATTGAAAAAGGTGCTCCTATAACCACAAAAGCATTGCAGGAGGTACTAAAAAGAAGTGCTGCAAGGCACTAG
- a CDS encoding chemotaxis protein CheX, translating to MNVEYINPFIEASRAVLKQIAGIDVKLGSISLKNSPYASDNIVILVGLTGKIRGQAIFSMNKNVALTAASGMMGGLNLTELDEMSKSALSELTNMILGNTATLLYNRGVGVEITPPSFLMGENMQISPSKMKTICIPLLLGEDKKIELDISVVD from the coding sequence ATGAATGTTGAATACATTAATCCCTTTATAGAAGCAAGTCGGGCTGTATTAAAGCAAATCGCGGGAATAGATGTGAAATTGGGCAGTATTTCTTTAAAAAATTCTCCTTATGCCAGTGATAATATAGTAATTTTAGTAGGTCTTACAGGAAAAATCAGAGGACAGGCAATTTTCTCCATGAATAAAAACGTTGCTTTAACCGCTGCTTCCGGTATGATGGGAGGCCTTAATCTGACGGAATTGGACGAAATGTCAAAAAGCGCTTTGTCAGAACTTACGAACATGATTTTGGGCAATACCGCCACACTTCTTTATAACAGAGGGGTTGGCGTTGAAATAACTCCACCGTCTTTTCTGATGGGGGAGAACATGCAGATTTCACCTTCAAAAATGAAGACAATATGTATTCCGCTTCTTTTGGGAGAAGATAAAAAGATTGAGTTGGATATTTCAGTGGTTGATTAA
- the trmL gene encoding tRNA (uridine(34)/cytosine(34)/5-carboxymethylaminomethyluridine(34)-2'-O)-methyltransferase TrmL — protein MAINVVLVEPEIPQNTGNIARTCAAVGANLHLVKPLGFSVEDRYLKRAGLDYWDKVNIKYYDSFSELRDKYKEHIFYYSTTKAQKLYTDVKYPDDCFIVFGKETAGLPEELLVENKEWCIRIPMRDDIRSLNLSNSVAIIVYEALRQNNFAGLVPYGKLTKYTW, from the coding sequence ATGGCAATCAATGTTGTACTGGTGGAGCCTGAGATACCCCAAAACACAGGAAATATTGCAAGAACCTGTGCGGCGGTGGGGGCTAATCTTCATTTGGTCAAGCCTTTGGGGTTTTCAGTTGAGGACAGATACTTAAAGCGTGCAGGTCTGGATTATTGGGATAAAGTAAATATAAAGTATTATGACAGTTTTAGTGAACTTAGGGATAAATATAAGGAGCACATTTTTTATTATTCAACCACAAAAGCACAAAAGTTATACACCGATGTAAAATATCCTGATGATTGTTTTATTGTTTTTGGCAAAGAAACGGCGGGTTTGCCGGAAGAACTGCTTGTGGAAAACAAGGAATGGTGCATCAGGATTCCGATGAGAGATGATATCCGCTCTTTAAATCTTTCAAACTCTGTTGCCATAATTGTATATGAAGCATTACGACAGAACAATTTTGCCGGACTTGTGCCTTATGGAAAACTGACTAAATATACATGGTAA
- a CDS encoding IS30-like element ISCth2 family transposase, which yields MVIHCKMFNNQRKTLAKEYHELYMNNNTETRKNKHLNERERYAIELYLKEKYTVTEIAKRLGRHRRTIEREITRGTIYLQNSDLTYRKEYCADVAQRRYVENGKNKGPRLKIGNDHELVRYIESKIINEKYSPDAVIGQIKAKGLKFKTSICTKTLYNYIDRGDVFLRLTNKYLPVKKDGKKRIYQRVKKIALKNLKGSSIEERPKEVNDRKEYGHWEMDCVVGRKNSAAVLLVLSERKTREEIILKLPDKTQESVIKAIDELERKYRRKFREKFKTITVDNGTEFLDYRGIEKSKTEPGKDRTKVYYAHPYSSWERGTNENINKLIRRFIPKGTDISKVSKAKIKSIERWINEYPRRMFGYRSAIEMAV from the coding sequence ATGGTAATCCATTGTAAAATGTTTAATAACCAAAGAAAAACATTAGCAAAGGAGTACCATGAGTTATATATGAATAATAACACAGAAACAAGAAAAAACAAACACCTAAATGAAAGAGAAAGATACGCCATAGAGTTGTACCTAAAAGAAAAGTATACAGTAACGGAAATAGCAAAGAGGTTGGGCAGGCACAGAAGGACAATAGAAAGAGAAATAACCCGTGGGACAATATATTTACAAAATAGTGATTTAACATACAGAAAAGAGTATTGTGCAGATGTAGCCCAAAGGAGATATGTAGAGAACGGGAAGAATAAAGGTCCACGGTTAAAGATAGGAAATGACCATGAATTAGTGAGGTATATAGAATCAAAGATAATAAATGAAAAATATTCTCCTGATGCTGTTATTGGACAAATAAAAGCAAAGGGACTGAAGTTTAAAACGAGTATCTGCACGAAAACACTATATAACTACATTGATAGAGGGGATGTATTTTTAAGACTAACGAATAAATATTTGCCAGTGAAAAAGGATGGTAAAAAACGCATATATCAAAGGGTAAAGAAGATAGCACTGAAAAATCTTAAGGGAAGCAGCATAGAGGAAAGGCCGAAAGAAGTTAACGATAGGAAGGAATATGGACACTGGGAGATGGACTGTGTAGTAGGCAGAAAAAATAGCGCAGCAGTATTACTGGTATTAAGTGAACGAAAGACAAGAGAAGAAATAATTCTTAAACTACCAGACAAAACGCAGGAATCAGTAATCAAAGCAATAGATGAATTAGAAAGGAAGTATAGAAGGAAATTTAGGGAGAAGTTTAAAACGATAACAGTAGATAACGGGACAGAGTTTTTGGACTATAGAGGGATAGAGAAATCAAAAACAGAGCCAGGCAAGGACAGGACGAAAGTGTATTATGCTCATCCTTATAGTTCTTGGGAAAGAGGAACGAACGAAAATATTAATAAACTGATAAGAAGATTTATACCAAAAGGAACAGATATATCAAAAGTAAGTAAAGCAAAAATAAAAAGTATAGAGAGATGGATTAATGAATATCCAAGAAGAATGTTTGGTTATAGGTCAGCCATAGAAATGGCGGTATGA
- a CDS encoding bifunctional diguanylate cyclase/phosphohydrolase, with amino-acid sequence MNKHVSLLRKRYVDLRDTYLGSELKKVELLFYISVSIALGLIQYKLLNYENTYNIRAYISHIQSCIVILMAFRFGYVGLATAVVLVLAETIFIIEEYLVSFDKYLLLGLTLKFFTIFVTSFIAVLTNRQQIQKKRLERMAITDELTGAYNQRFFHMVLESELEKAKNNNGSVSLIMIDIDNFKMYNDIYGRDFGDNILRTTATILSEILDEGSYLCRYGGDEFAVITTNTRLDNLEDMANNLRREFERLKQKYYKHKLYEKVTLSIGLSEYPNMSRDKNELIYQADTALYHAKNLGKDKVHLYQDALMQIRKNISSDHQQLIGIFKGLLSTISAKDKYTHGHCERVAAYAVLIAEAMGLSAKEISTIQCAALLHDIGKIEMPRHILNKKEELTEEEIKYLRQHPIYSENILEPLADMDKLTDYVRHHHERYDGKGYPDGLKGKEISLGARILCVADSFDAMVSDRPYSKSMSKEDAFKELEKNAGTQFDPEIVEIFIKAMKSYAA; translated from the coding sequence ATGAACAAACATGTTTCATTGCTCAGGAAAAGATATGTTGATTTGCGGGATACATATCTTGGCAGTGAGCTGAAAAAAGTTGAGTTGCTTTTTTATATTTCGGTTTCGATAGCATTGGGGCTTATACAATATAAGCTGCTAAATTATGAAAATACATACAACATTCGAGCTTATATCAGCCATATACAATCATGCATTGTGATTCTTATGGCCTTTCGATTTGGCTATGTGGGACTGGCCACGGCAGTGGTATTGGTTTTGGCTGAAACAATATTCATAATTGAAGAATATTTGGTCAGTTTCGATAAATATCTTTTACTTGGGCTTACGCTGAAATTCTTTACAATATTTGTAACCAGTTTTATTGCAGTACTTACCAACAGGCAGCAGATTCAGAAGAAAAGGCTTGAACGGATGGCAATTACGGATGAATTGACCGGGGCATACAATCAGAGATTTTTTCACATGGTGCTTGAAAGTGAGCTTGAGAAGGCAAAAAATAATAACGGTTCTGTGAGCCTTATAATGATTGACATAGATAACTTTAAAATGTACAACGATATTTACGGACGTGACTTTGGTGACAATATATTGAGGACAACTGCAACAATCCTTTCGGAAATTTTGGACGAAGGCAGCTATTTGTGCCGATACGGCGGAGATGAATTTGCTGTTATTACTACAAATACCCGGCTCGATAATTTAGAGGATATGGCAAACAATCTTCGCCGGGAGTTTGAAAGACTTAAACAAAAATATTACAAACATAAATTATACGAAAAGGTAACACTGTCCATTGGTTTGTCGGAATACCCCAACATGTCGCGGGACAAAAATGAACTCATTTACCAGGCCGATACAGCCTTGTATCATGCAAAGAACCTGGGAAAAGACAAGGTACATCTCTATCAGGACGCGTTAATGCAAATACGCAAAAATATCAGTTCCGACCACCAGCAGCTTATAGGAATATTCAAGGGATTGTTGAGTACCATATCGGCAAAGGATAAATATACTCATGGACATTGCGAGCGGGTGGCGGCTTATGCGGTGCTGATTGCGGAGGCAATGGGACTGAGTGCAAAAGAAATCAGCACAATTCAGTGTGCCGCTTTGTTGCATGACATTGGAAAGATAGAAATGCCCAGGCACATATTAAATAAAAAAGAAGAACTGACTGAAGAGGAAATAAAATATTTAAGACAGCACCCTATATATAGTGAAAACATACTTGAGCCTTTGGCGGACATGGACAAGCTTACCGATTATGTAAGGCACCATCATGAAAGATATGATGGCAAGGGTTATCCGGACGGCCTAAAAGGTAAGGAAATAAGCCTCGGTGCCAGAATATTGTGTGTTGCAGACTCTTTTGATGCCATGGTGTCCGACCGCCCGTACAGTAAAAGCATGTCAAAGGAAGATGCTTTTAAAGAACTTGAGAAAAATGCGGGAACCCAGTTTGATCCGGAAATTGTAGAGATTTTCATAAAAGCAATGAAATCGTATGCCGCATAA
- a CDS encoding 3-oxoacyl-ACP synthase III family protein: MTELFYFPKRKKKTIRRFCKILSTDSYIPEKVVENEEIIEKYHPSFKNEVIVKTIGVERRHIAEKDEDDSDILAKSARGCLEKYGILPDDLSRIIVNKFVGDNFLPMTASRLQGKIGSKTAVHAFDIDGGISSFLYSMDAASRFINSGDEYILISSGGVISKFVSKADPRVAFLFGDASASVLLGHSEERHILASYFYSNCHYYDMFVMLSPLSLAKFSREELSTAVWDLYKMENWKTAESFYREAVREVSKNLLEESGLTMKDIDLVLVTENNIKIWELTLETLGVNADKSISLIREYGNTMSAMLPLLIDHGFRTGRIEKGMNIMMISHGEGFSGGGLVYRV, translated from the coding sequence ATGACTGAATTATTTTATTTTCCAAAGAGAAAGAAGAAAACTATTCGCAGATTTTGCAAGATATTGTCTACCGATTCTTATATTCCTGAAAAAGTTGTTGAAAATGAGGAAATAATAGAAAAATATCATCCGTCCTTTAAAAACGAGGTGATTGTGAAAACCATAGGGGTGGAAAGAAGGCACATTGCGGAAAAGGACGAGGATGACAGCGATATCCTTGCAAAATCGGCAAGAGGATGCCTTGAAAAATACGGGATATTACCGGATGACCTTTCGAGAATTATTGTGAACAAGTTTGTGGGTGACAATTTCCTGCCTATGACAGCAAGCCGGCTTCAGGGCAAAATTGGAAGCAAGACGGCCGTACATGCCTTTGATATTGACGGAGGAATTTCATCTTTTCTTTATTCGATGGATGCTGCGTCAAGATTTATCAATTCCGGGGATGAATATATTCTTATTTCATCGGGAGGCGTAATTTCAAAGTTTGTAAGCAAGGCCGATCCCAGGGTTGCGTTTTTGTTTGGAGATGCTTCAGCCTCGGTACTTTTGGGTCATTCGGAAGAAAGACATATATTGGCGAGTTATTTTTATTCCAACTGTCACTATTATGACATGTTTGTAATGCTAAGTCCTTTAAGTTTGGCCAAGTTTTCCCGGGAAGAGCTTTCAACGGCGGTATGGGATTTATACAAGATGGAGAACTGGAAAACGGCTGAAAGCTTTTACAGGGAGGCAGTAAGAGAAGTATCAAAGAATCTTCTTGAAGAGAGCGGCCTTACGATGAAGGACATAGATTTGGTTTTGGTTACCGAAAACAACATAAAAATATGGGAATTGACATTGGAGACTTTGGGAGTAAATGCCGACAAGAGTATTTCTTTAATCAGGGAATATGGCAATACCATGTCAGCTATGCTCCCGCTTCTTATAGATCATGGATTTCGTACGGGGAGAATAGAAAAAGGGATGAATATTATGATGATATCCCACGGAGAAGGATTCAGCGGCGGAGGACTTGTATACAGAGTCTAA
- a CDS encoding acyl carrier protein, producing the protein MNYDEIYDKAKQMIAEYLRVDENEITPKTNLVDDLCADSIALVELGFRFSETFSVPMMESKPDMFIMDNIVRFIMEKTGDK; encoded by the coding sequence ATGAACTACGATGAAATCTATGACAAAGCAAAACAGATGATAGCTGAATATTTAAGAGTTGATGAGAATGAAATTACTCCCAAAACAAATCTTGTCGATGACCTTTGCGCCGACTCTATTGCTTTGGTGGAGTTGGGATTCAGATTCTCCGAGACTTTTTCGGTACCTATGATGGAATCTAAACCGGATATGTTTATTATGGATAATATTGTTAGATTTATAATGGAAAAGACCGGCGATAAATAA
- a CDS encoding ketoacyl-ACP synthase III, whose protein sequence is MNNDIRFPEIKPLKIERYAKIVSTGVGLPERVVTNQDIIDEYDIIATDRAVRYSVGIVERRWVTDEKLEDLVAMAISQCLERAGLDIDSVDRIIYSRLLGDYQVPATSIGALRKLGAKVGIPAFDMTCACSGFMHALDLAIRYIDSGDDYIIILGGGITSQGIQIWKQPNQKTIFLFGDAVVAVLIGYSEVKHFLASYLMTNHLLYDNAFIPFGTTLFKNENVKIEPELFNMNVINGDLILESSVEYCRMITDKLLAETNLTLDDIDFFITSDQSTKIWEAQVKELGIPFEKSLSLFYKYANTVAAMSPLILHELITSGRLKRGDLVMMHAHGAGASSGGMIFRY, encoded by the coding sequence ATGAATAATGATATTAGATTTCCGGAAATAAAGCCACTGAAAATAGAGAGATATGCAAAAATAGTTTCTACAGGCGTTGGACTTCCTGAAAGAGTGGTTACTAACCAGGATATCATTGATGAATACGATATCATTGCAACGGACAGGGCGGTAAGGTATTCGGTGGGCATAGTTGAAAGAAGATGGGTTACTGACGAAAAGCTTGAAGATCTTGTGGCAATGGCCATTTCCCAGTGTCTTGAAAGAGCGGGTCTGGATATTGACAGTGTGGACAGGATTATATATTCGCGGCTTTTGGGTGACTACCAGGTACCGGCCACTTCCATAGGTGCTCTCAGAAAATTGGGTGCAAAAGTTGGGATACCGGCTTTTGATATGACCTGTGCCTGCAGCGGGTTTATGCATGCCCTGGATCTTGCAATACGGTATATTGATTCCGGTGATGATTATATCATTATCCTTGGAGGAGGCATAACTTCACAAGGTATTCAGATATGGAAACAGCCAAATCAGAAAACCATATTTTTGTTTGGTGATGCAGTAGTTGCTGTGTTAATCGGTTATTCTGAAGTTAAGCATTTCCTGGCTTCTTATCTTATGACCAATCACCTCCTGTACGATAATGCTTTTATTCCGTTTGGGACAACCCTTTTTAAAAACGAAAATGTAAAAATCGAGCCCGAGCTGTTCAACATGAACGTAATAAACGGGGATTTGATTCTTGAAAGCTCCGTTGAATATTGCAGAATGATAACGGACAAGCTTTTGGCCGAAACTAATTTGACTTTGGATGATATTGATTTTTTTATTACATCGGATCAATCAACAAAAATATGGGAGGCACAAGTAAAAGAATTGGGAATTCCCTTTGAAAAGAGCCTGAGTCTGTTCTACAAGTACGCCAATACGGTTGCGGCAATGAGTCCGTTGATTCTTCATGAGCTTATTACATCGGGACGGCTTAAGAGAGGAGACCTTGTAATGATGCATGCTCATGGAGCAGGCGCAAGCAGCGGGGGAATGATATTTAGATACTAA
- a CDS encoding class I adenylate-forming enzyme family protein, with protein sequence MNYCNWLFDTKDKDLEREIIIDWETGKRLTFKGLQTEVVRLANFLKSKGYVPGTVIATHLYNGIEAAVAFLAAEYIGCVVCLVDPLFKADEVPYYVEDSGAKCLITHLEKDEIAGKLPSEVDVINVREVQEVCESDEFEKSLEIYDFEENELALLLYTSGSTSTPKGVMLTTGCCHTFLRKNHQSMYRYDPDDRILCFVPFSHGFGSISVLIPALAYKAGIVFQKTFHPAKVAEAVIKENITHMLGVPTHYRQLLRYEPFINNLGKLKAAFCSAAPISCEVARQWYEKTGIYLDEGYGMSEATTLITTRMSRLPSTSGDVGHPPEGIISVDIVDDNDRVVENGTIGEIRVTGQGLMLGYLNRPKETAERLRNGYLYTGDLGYKNPDGSLVVCGRKTEFINVAGLKISPVEVETALNSHSDVIDSAVVGVTDEVYGEVVKAFVIKKQDSNLTERELIKYVSDKVANFKVPKYVVFVDEFPRNNVGKVDKKALKNM encoded by the coding sequence ATGAATTATTGCAATTGGTTGTTTGACACAAAAGACAAGGACCTTGAAAGAGAAATCATCATTGACTGGGAAACCGGAAAAAGGCTGACTTTTAAAGGACTTCAGACGGAAGTGGTAAGGCTTGCAAATTTCCTCAAGTCAAAAGGGTATGTCCCCGGAACGGTTATTGCCACACATCTTTACAACGGTATTGAAGCAGCCGTCGCTTTTTTGGCCGCCGAATATATCGGATGTGTTGTTTGCCTTGTGGATCCGCTTTTTAAGGCGGACGAAGTGCCGTACTATGTTGAAGACTCCGGTGCCAAATGTCTAATTACCCACCTGGAAAAAGATGAGATAGCCGGAAAACTACCATCGGAAGTTGATGTGATAAACGTAAGAGAGGTTCAGGAAGTCTGTGAAAGCGACGAGTTTGAAAAATCTCTTGAAATATATGATTTTGAAGAAAATGAACTTGCACTGCTTTTATATACCTCGGGTTCCACTTCCACTCCCAAGGGTGTGATGCTTACAACGGGCTGTTGTCATACGTTCCTTAGAAAGAATCATCAGTCGATGTACAGATATGATCCGGATGACAGAATCTTATGTTTTGTGCCCTTTTCCCATGGATTCGGTTCAATTTCCGTCCTGATTCCGGCATTGGCGTACAAGGCGGGAATTGTGTTTCAAAAAACATTCCATCCTGCCAAAGTTGCCGAAGCGGTGATAAAAGAGAACATTACCCATATGCTGGGCGTGCCGACCCATTACCGTCAATTGTTAAGATATGAACCTTTCATTAACAATCTGGGCAAGCTTAAAGCGGCTTTTTGCTCGGCAGCGCCCATTAGCTGTGAAGTGGCACGGCAGTGGTACGAAAAAACCGGAATATATTTGGATGAGGGCTACGGAATGAGTGAAGCAACCACTCTTATTACCACAAGGATGTCACGGCTTCCTTCAACTTCAGGGGATGTGGGACACCCCCCGGAAGGGATTATATCCGTTGACATTGTTGACGACAACGACAGGGTGGTTGAAAACGGAACAATAGGAGAAATTCGTGTAACCGGACAGGGACTCATGCTTGGATACCTGAATCGGCCGAAAGAGACAGCGGAAAGGCTCAGAAACGGATATCTCTATACCGGTGATTTGGGATACAAAAACCCTGACGGATCACTGGTTGTTTGCGGCAGAAAAACAGAATTCATAAACGTTGCAGGGCTTAAAATATCGCCTGTTGAAGTTGAGACTGCATTAAATTCCCATTCAGATGTGATTGATTCTGCAGTTGTCGGAGTTACGGATGAAGTCTATGGAGAAGTGGTAAAGGCTTTTGTTATCAAGAAACAGGATTCAAACCTCACGGAGCGGGAACTGATAAAATATGTTTCCGACAAAGTGGCAAACTTTAAAGTACCGAAATATGTTGTGTTTGTTGATGAATTTCCGCGAAACAATGTTGGAAAAGTTGATAAAAAGGCATTAAAAAATATGTAG
- a CDS encoding alpha/beta hydrolase — protein MNEASSKFVDNIAIEKLLNEKLLRVSHRPKNLFYDDEKVFDDLCKCETDMSKVKLAEGDKNLKRFEFPSFLKTEEYIENNIVYLYYHPAKDPVCNILLLHGLYDDNMLNYGFLTRMLNELKFNVFLMELPFHFNRKPAESFFSGEYFISADLLRARNAFIQSIYDIEASRNLIGNINTLPCLLVGFSMGGCISFRYHMLRDSFKGTFLINPVTDMLLLVWDNPLLVKVKKDLEDSGVGKEQVMDVFRIIDPCENINTRFNTDNIAVVYSIYDQIVGEEKNAIFVEKIKKAGLKKILEYHAGHLNILRVPKLSNDIYEFFMSCL, from the coding sequence ATGAATGAAGCAAGCTCGAAATTTGTGGATAATATTGCTATTGAGAAACTTCTCAATGAAAAACTTCTTAGAGTTTCTCACAGACCTAAAAATTTGTTTTATGATGATGAAAAAGTATTTGACGACCTTTGCAAGTGTGAAACGGATATGTCAAAAGTTAAACTTGCAGAAGGGGATAAAAACTTAAAACGTTTTGAATTTCCGTCTTTTCTGAAGACAGAGGAATATATTGAAAACAATATTGTGTATCTTTATTATCATCCTGCAAAAGATCCGGTATGCAATATTTTGTTATTGCATGGCTTGTATGATGATAATATGCTTAATTACGGATTTTTAACAAGAATGTTAAACGAACTTAAGTTCAACGTGTTTCTTATGGAATTGCCTTTCCATTTTAACAGGAAACCGGCGGAAAGTTTTTTCAGCGGAGAATATTTTATAAGTGCAGATCTTTTGAGAGCCCGCAATGCTTTTATTCAAAGCATTTATGATATTGAGGCTTCCCGGAACCTTATTGGAAATATCAATACTTTGCCGTGTTTGCTTGTCGGGTTTAGCATGGGAGGGTGCATATCTTTCAGGTATCACATGCTAAGAGACAGTTTTAAGGGAACTTTCTTAATCAACCCGGTTACGGATATGCTGTTGCTGGTATGGGACAATCCGCTGCTGGTTAAGGTTAAAAAGGACCTCGAGGACAGCGGTGTGGGAAAAGAACAAGTTATGGACGTTTTTAGAATTATAGACCCTTGTGAAAATATTAACACAAGGTTTAATACCGACAATATTGCGGTTGTGTATTCCATATATGATCAAATTGTGGGAGAGGAAAAGAACGCAATATTTGTTGAGAAAATTAAGAAAGCGGGTTTGAAGAAAATACTTGAATATCATGCGGGGCATCTGAACATTTTGAGAGTGCCGAAGCTTTCCAATGATATTTATGAGTTTTTTATGAGTTGCCTGTGA